One segment of Myxocyprinus asiaticus isolate MX2 ecotype Aquarium Trade chromosome 41, UBuf_Myxa_2, whole genome shotgun sequence DNA contains the following:
- the LOC127431766 gene encoding serine/threonine-protein kinase PRP4 homolog, with translation MADVEMDLQSKRLNNGPEDLESPEKSGNEDENGEMSGEDEEEGEEEAEVNGEKQDIVSKHHSSSGSKHKKKKHKHRSKHKKHKHASEEDKKRKHRHKHKKHRRKDVASSLPSGAANTRAEDGFPSLGNATLDDKALLEDLEKQRALIKAELDSQLMEGKVQSGMGLILQGYNSASEEDRDGQRARNGEQRQRDSGARTRSPRDQSGRTGRSRRDTTDTSKASAKRRSRSRSRDKAGRDSKLDRTTKSAKETVKERSKSKERKCSRSRDKSKERGRKSLSPSTRRRSSAERKVDLKGRSERRFSPRTDEKREPAGQRSGSHGRKSQSREQRSHSKDARAGRSETDREKRPGKSPSKDTSSGKENRSPHHRRALSPQRRHSSSPRQRERQPNQPPSGSADRGSKLSHSPSRNRSPTRRARSRSNERRRDSPSRKRPRVDGGVGRSRETSPVRRRMSRSPLRRRSVSPRRQSRSSPRRRSRSPLRRRSAERDRFGRARPRRSTSRDRERRRRRSRDEDKFKGSLSEGMKADQDSSSEEVMEDFDAEEEDEEALIEQRRQQRLAIVQKYKAGNEDSNMGSMASEPSSPQSSTRSRSPSPDDILERVAADVKEYERENLNTFEASIKAKHNLIAQEKEGANPKKPTAPDMFTESDDMFAADFDSARLRAAGIGKDFKENPNLRDNWTDSEGYYRVNIGEILDKRYDVYGYTGQGVFSNVVRARDTARAGQEVAVKIIRNNELMQKTGLKELEFLKKLNDADPDDKFHCLRLFRHFYHKQHLCLVFEPLSMNLREVLKKYGKDVGLHIKAVRSYSQQLFLALKLLKRCNILHADIKPDNILVNESKTILKLCDFGSASHVADNEITPYLVSRFYRAPEIVIGKPYDYGIDMWSVGCTLYELYTGKILFPGSSNNHMLKLAMDVKGKMPNKMIRKGLFKDQHFDQNLNFLYIEVDKVTEREKVTVMSTINPTKDLLADMVGGQRLPEEQRKKVMQLKDLLDGTLMLDPAKRISINQALQHPFIQEKI, from the exons ATGGCCGATGTGGAAATGGATTTACAGAGCAAGAGGCTGAATAACGG GCCGGAGGATTTGGAGAGTCCAGAAAAGAGCGGGAATGAGGATGAAAACGGGGAAATGTCTGGGGAGGATGAAGAGGAGGGTGAGGAGGAAGCAGAGGTGAATGGAGAGAAGCAGGACATAGTTTCCAAACATCACAGCAGCAGTGGAagcaaacacaagaaaaagaaacacAAGCACCGTAGCAAgcataaaaaacacaaacatgcgTCTGAGGAAGATAAGAAGCGCAAACATAGACACAAACATAAGAAGCACAGACGCAAAGACGTGGCATCGTCCTTGCCCTCTGGGGCTGCCAACACAAGGGCTGAGGACGGCTTTCCATCCCTTGGCAATGCAACCTTGGATGATAAAGCCCTTTTAGAGGATCTGGAGAAACAGAGAGCACTGATTAAAGCAGAGCTAGACAGTCAGCTAATGGAGGGGAAAGTTCAGTCAGGCATGGGTCTCATTCTACAGGGTTACAATTCCGCCTCGGAGGAGGACAGGGATGGACAGAGGGCACGTAACGGGGAGCAAAGGCAAAGAGATAGTGGGGCTAGAACCCGCTCACCCAGGGACCAGAGTGGCAGGACAGGTAGATCCAGACGGGACACCACAGACACCAGCAAAGCTAGTGCGAAACGCCGTAGTCGCAGCCGATCCCGAGACAAAGCAGGGAGGGACAGTAAACTTGACCGAACGACCAAAAGTGCAAAAGAAACTGTCAAGGAGCGTAGCAAGTCCAAAGAACGAAAATGCTCCCGGAGCAGGGACAAATCAAAGGAGCGTGGGAGGAAATCCCTGTCCCCATCCACAAGAAGGCGCTCCTCTGCAGAAAGAAAAGTTGACCTGAAGGGGCGCTCTGAACGACGGTTTTCACCTCGTACGGATGAAAAGCGAGAGCCTGCTGGGCAGAGATCAGGTTCACATGGCCGCAAGAGCCAGTCACGAGAACAACGGTCTCATTCCAAGGATGCCCGGGCTGGCCGCTCAGAGACTGACAGAGAAAAGAGGCCGGGAAAGTCTCCGTCCAAAGACACTTCTTCTGGAAAAGAGAATCGGTCACCTCATCACAGACGAGCTCTGAGCCCTCAACGACGACACAGTTCTTCCCCTCGGCAACGGGAGCGCCAACCCAACCAGCCCCCCTCTGGTTCAGCAGACCGCGGCTCCAAACTGAGCCACTCGCCATCTAGGAATAGATCACCTACCAGGAGGGCACGAAGTCGCTCGAATGAGCGCAGGAGAGATTCTCCTTCCAG GAAGCGTCCTCGTGTTGATGGTGGGGTTGGAAGGTCGCGGGAGACAAGTCCAGTTCGGCGCAGGATGAGTCGTTCACCACTCAGACGCAGATCTGTATCACCACGGCGTCAGTCTCGCTCCTCACCCAGGAGGCGGAGCCGATCACCCCTCAGACGCAG GTCTGCTGAAAGGGATCGGTTTGGTCGCGCCAGACCACGGCGATCCACCTCTAGAGATCGTGAGAGGAGGAGAAGGCGGAGTCGAGATGAAGACAAGTTCAAAGGCAGCCTATCAGAGGGCATGAAAGCAGACCAAGACTCTTCCTCTGAAGAAGT GATGGAAGATTTTGAtgcagaggaggaggatgaagaggcTCTGATTGAGCAACGTCGACAACAGCGGCTTGCTATTGTACAG AAATACAAAGCCGGAAATGAGGACAGTAATATGGGCTCCATGGCTTCGGAGCCCAGCAGTCCTCAGAGCAGCACCCGCAGTCGTTCGCCCTCCCCTGATGACATCCTGGAGCGCGTAGCGGCCGACGTGAAGGAATACGAACGGGAAAACTTGAACACCTTTGAGGCCAGCATCAAGGCTAAGCACAACCTCATCGCTCAGGAGAAAGAAG GAGCTAACCCAAAGAAGCCCACAGCACCTGACATGTTCACTGAGTCAGATGACATGTTTGCTGCAGACTTTGAT AGTGCCAGGCTCAGGGCTGCAGGAATTGGTAAAGACTTTAAAGAGAACCCCAATCTCAGGGATAACTGGACTGATTCAGAAGGATACTATC GTGTGAACATAGGTGAGATACTGGACAAGCGGTATGATGTGTATGGGTACACTGGTCAGGGTGTGTTTAGTAATGTGGTGCGAGCTAGAGACACTGCCCGGGCTGGCCAGGAGGTGGCAGTCAAGATCATCCGTAACAATGAGCTCAT GCAGAAGACAGGCTTGAAGGAGCTTGAGTTTTTGAAGAAACTGAATGACGCAGATCCTGATGATAAATTCCACTGTTTGCGTCTCTTCAGACACTTTTACCATAAACAGCATCTCTGTTTGGTGTTTGAACCTCTCAG TATGAATCTGCGTGAGGTGCTGAAGAAGTATGGTAAAGATGTAGGGCTTCACATCAAGGCAGTGCGTTCCTATAGTCAGCAGCTCTTTCTGGCCCTCAAACTACTGAAACGCTGCAACATCCTCCACGCCGACATTAAACCAGACAACATTCTG GTGAATGAGTCAAAGACCATTCTTAAACTGTGTGATTTTGGCTCAGCGTCCCATGTCGCCGACAATGAAATTACACCCTACCTAGTCAGCAGATTCTACAGGGCACCTGAAATTG TCATTGGTAAGCCATATGATTATGGGATTGATATGTGGTCGGTCGGCTGTACCCTGTATGAGCTGTACACAGGGAAGATTCTGTTCCCTGGCTCCTCCAACAATCACATGCTGAAACTGGCTATGGATGTCAAGGGCAAGATGCCCAACAAG ATGATCCGAAAAGGCCTGTTTAAAGACCAACATTTTGACCAGAATTTGAATTTCCTGTACATAGAGGTAGACAAAGTGACTGAAAGG GAGAAGGTAACGGTAATGAGCACCATTAATCCCACTAAAGACCTGCTCGCGGACATGGTCGGAGGTCAGAGGTTACCTGAGGAACAGAGGAAGAAGGTCATGCAGCTCAAGGATCTGCTGGATGGAACTCTGATGCTGGATCCAGCTAAACGCATCAGCATCAACCAAGCCTTGCAGCATCCTTTCATTCAGGAGAAGATATGA